One stretch of Cohnella algarum DNA includes these proteins:
- the gyrA gene encoding DNA gyrase subunit A has product MSEEQRSQVRDRDIGLEMRESFLSYAMSTIVSRALPDVRDGLKPVHRRILYGMSEMGVTPDKPFKKSARVVGDVMGKYHPHGDSALYEAMVRMAQDFSMRYMLVEGQGNFGSVDGDAAAAMRYTESRLSKIAMEMLRDINKETVNFVPNYDGEEVEPEVLPARIPNLLVNGTTGIAVGMATNIPPHNLTEVIEGVQALIHNPDLTALDLMEYIKGPDFPTSGIILGREGIRSAYATGRGSITIRARAVIEETNGKARIIVTEIPYQVNKARLVEKIAELVREKRIDGITDLRDESDRTGMRIVIELRRDVNPSVVLNNLYKHTSMQSSFGINMLAIVNKEPKVLNLREVLGYYLKHQIEVIRRRTEYDLKKAEARAHILEGLRIALDHLDEVIALIRSSRSDEEARNGLIERFGLSFDQAQAILDMRLRRLTGLEREKIEEEYNELLQKIAEYKAILGDEQLVLGIIHDELEEIKLKFGDERRTEITASDNEILDEDLIPRDEVVITMTHTGYIKRLPVSTYRSQKRGGRGVVGMDTKDDDFIEHLFVSNTHHYLLFFTNRGRVFRLKAYEIPDLSRTARGTPVINLIQIEQGETINFVIPVESMEPNRYLFFATRNGIVKKTPLDDYANIRKVGLIAISLREDDDLIGVKLTDGKQEIVMGTAQGMSIRFSEQDVRAMGRSATGVKGIQLDENDSVIDMDVVDPERDVLIVTAKGYGKRTPMTEYRTQTRGGKGIKTLNVTDKNGSIVSLKVVQDDEDLMIITTNGTLIRMSMSGINTMGRITQGVKLINVKEDESVATVARAPSSADDEENAQEASEDSE; this is encoded by the coding sequence ATGTCGGAAGAGCAACGCTCCCAAGTTCGGGACCGCGATATCGGTCTTGAAATGCGGGAATCGTTTTTGAGTTATGCCATGAGCACGATCGTATCCCGCGCCCTGCCCGACGTTCGGGACGGTTTGAAGCCCGTGCACCGGCGCATTTTGTACGGAATGTCGGAAATGGGCGTTACGCCGGACAAGCCGTTCAAGAAGTCGGCCCGGGTCGTCGGCGACGTCATGGGGAAATACCATCCGCACGGCGACTCGGCGCTTTACGAAGCGATGGTCCGGATGGCGCAAGATTTCTCCATGCGGTATATGCTGGTCGAAGGCCAGGGGAATTTCGGTTCCGTCGACGGCGACGCCGCGGCCGCCATGCGGTACACGGAATCGCGCCTGTCGAAGATCGCGATGGAAATGCTGCGCGACATCAACAAGGAAACCGTCAACTTCGTTCCGAACTACGACGGCGAGGAAGTGGAGCCCGAAGTGCTTCCGGCGCGGATTCCGAACCTTCTGGTCAACGGTACGACGGGGATTGCCGTCGGGATGGCCACGAACATTCCTCCGCACAATCTGACCGAAGTGATCGAGGGGGTCCAGGCGCTTATCCATAATCCGGATCTGACGGCTCTGGATTTGATGGAATATATCAAGGGACCCGATTTCCCGACATCCGGCATTATTTTGGGCCGGGAAGGGATCCGTTCGGCATACGCGACGGGAAGGGGTTCCATTACGATCCGCGCGCGGGCGGTCATCGAGGAGACGAACGGCAAGGCCCGGATTATCGTCACCGAAATTCCGTACCAGGTCAACAAGGCGCGCCTCGTCGAGAAGATCGCCGAACTCGTCCGCGAGAAGAGGATTGACGGGATTACCGATTTGCGCGACGAATCGGACCGTACCGGGATGCGGATCGTCATCGAGCTCCGCCGGGACGTCAATCCGAGCGTCGTGCTGAACAATCTCTATAAGCACACGTCCATGCAGTCGTCGTTCGGCATCAATATGCTCGCGATCGTGAACAAAGAGCCGAAAGTGCTGAACCTGCGCGAGGTGTTGGGCTACTATCTGAAGCACCAGATCGAAGTCATTCGCAGGCGGACCGAGTACGACCTCAAAAAGGCGGAAGCCCGCGCGCATATTCTCGAAGGTTTGCGCATCGCGCTCGACCATCTCGACGAAGTCATCGCCTTGATCCGCTCTTCCCGTTCCGACGAGGAGGCCCGCAACGGGCTGATCGAGCGCTTTGGGCTGTCGTTCGACCAGGCCCAAGCGATTCTCGACATGCGTCTGCGCCGGCTGACCGGCTTGGAACGCGAGAAGATCGAAGAGGAATACAACGAATTGCTGCAAAAAATCGCCGAATACAAGGCCATTCTCGGAGACGAGCAGCTGGTGCTGGGCATCATTCACGACGAGCTGGAAGAAATCAAGCTCAAATTCGGCGACGAGCGCCGCACGGAAATTACGGCCAGCGACAACGAAATCCTCGACGAGGACTTGATTCCGCGCGACGAAGTGGTTATCACGATGACCCATACCGGGTACATCAAGCGTTTGCCGGTTTCCACGTACCGCAGCCAGAAGCGTGGCGGAAGAGGCGTCGTCGGGATGGATACGAAGGACGACGATTTCATCGAGCATCTGTTCGTATCCAACACGCACCACTACTTGCTGTTCTTTACGAACCGCGGACGGGTGTTCCGGCTTAAAGCGTACGAAATCCCGGATTTGAGCCGAACCGCCCGGGGGACGCCGGTCATTAACCTCATTCAGATCGAGCAGGGCGAGACGATCAACTTCGTCATTCCGGTCGAGTCGATGGAACCGAACCGCTACCTGTTCTTCGCCACCCGGAACGGGATCGTGAAGAAGACGCCGCTGGACGATTACGCCAACATCCGCAAAGTCGGGCTGATTGCCATTTCCTTGCGCGAAGACGACGATCTGATCGGCGTCAAGCTCACCGACGGCAAACAGGAAATCGTCATGGGCACGGCGCAGGGCATGTCCATACGCTTCTCCGAGCAGGACGTCCGCGCCATGGGTCGCTCGGCTACCGGGGTCAAAGGCATCCAGCTCGACGAGAACGACAGCGTCATCGACATGGATGTCGTCGATCCGGAGCGGGACGTGCTGATCGTGACGGCCAAAGGCTACGGCAAACGGACGCCGATGACCGAATACCGTACGCAGACGCGCGGCGGGAAAGGGATCAAGACGCTGAACGTCACGGACAAGAACGGCTCGATCGTCAGCCTGAAGGTCGTCCAGGACGATGAGGATTTAATGATTATCACCACCAACGGAACGTTGATTCGGATGAGCATGTCCGGCATCAACACGATGGGACGCATCACGCAGGGCGTCAAGCTCATCAACGTGAAGGAAGACGAGTCGGTCGCTACCGTCGCCCGTGCGCCAAGCAGCGCGGACGACGAAGAAAACGCGCAAGAAGCAAGCGAAGACAGCGAGTAA
- a CDS encoding HD-GYP domain-containing protein, producing MPVLPVAQVQEGDCLTSDVITSLGSLLLPEGRILSDRDLEILQAFLIPNVEVRRNGLIETTEKSEENVPESEVQPLQQKFLEMEKLLKHSFDRTGPGDKLPVLELRKSLLELIDRIEEYNVLTFVPVQDGSPVERWIRNSVLCALTSYKLAKWCKLPEKDWTQIALAGLLHDIGNVRIDPAIFHKPTRLTPAEIQEMRQHTVYGFRLLEGVPSLSQGVALAALQHHERLDGSGYPMKLSGDKIHQYAKIVAIADMYHAMTTTRNERKGQSPYLVLEELQSESFGKLDPLFVRTFIDRATHFHNGMLVQLNDNRVGEIVFTDVQNPTRPMISIYGEIVNLSKQRDLYICAIYSA from the coding sequence ATGCCGGTATTGCCCGTGGCGCAGGTGCAGGAAGGCGACTGCCTGACCTCGGACGTGATCACGTCTTTGGGCAGCTTATTGCTGCCCGAAGGCCGGATTTTGTCCGATCGCGATTTGGAGATATTGCAGGCTTTTCTAATACCGAACGTAGAGGTTCGCCGCAACGGTTTGATCGAAACGACGGAGAAATCCGAAGAGAACGTTCCGGAGAGCGAAGTTCAGCCGCTTCAGCAGAAATTTCTGGAGATGGAAAAGCTGCTGAAGCATTCGTTCGACAGGACGGGGCCGGGAGATAAGCTGCCGGTACTGGAACTTCGGAAATCCCTCCTTGAGCTCATCGATCGCATCGAAGAGTACAACGTATTGACGTTCGTTCCCGTTCAGGATGGAAGTCCTGTCGAACGATGGATTCGCAACAGCGTTCTATGCGCCCTGACTTCGTACAAGCTCGCCAAATGGTGCAAGCTGCCGGAAAAGGACTGGACGCAAATCGCGCTTGCCGGGCTGCTGCACGATATCGGGAACGTCCGGATCGACCCGGCGATTTTTCATAAGCCGACCCGGTTGACGCCTGCGGAAATTCAGGAGATGCGGCAGCACACGGTGTACGGATTCCGCCTTCTCGAGGGCGTTCCTTCCTTGAGCCAAGGGGTAGCCCTGGCCGCGCTGCAGCATCATGAGCGATTGGACGGCAGCGGGTACCCGATGAAGCTTTCCGGGGACAAAATCCACCAATACGCCAAAATCGTGGCGATCGCGGACATGTATCATGCGATGACGACCACGCGCAATGAACGGAAAGGCCAGTCGCCCTATTTGGTGCTGGAGGAGCTTCAGTCCGAGTCGTTCGGCAAGCTGGATCCGTTGTTCGTGCGTACGTTCATCGACCGGGCAACTCATTTTCACAACGGGATGCTGGTTCAGCTTAACGATAACCGCGTAGGCGAAATCGTATTTACCGACGTCCAAAATCCGACGCGGCCGATGATCTCGATCTATGGGGAAATCGTGAATTTAAGCAAGCAGCGGGATCTGTACATTTGCGCGATCTATTCCGCCTGA